In Vibrio celticus, one genomic interval encodes:
- a CDS encoding trans-sulfuration enzyme family protein: MNTSTQLSPLRKTTKHEQAEALAIEQAKHFGIDPNSDYGVTLIELATTLYKANTKTHDLWALTVDGLSELDKSDRIAWFNAKRFLSFQIAKILDNLQNPMRATYQSIATNNGNFASKGAYPIFDNVAAIFSASPVITRTATYLFACTEWIEDAFNGKEPLHDIYSRLLNPTSISLANHMVDLEAGSRANEYLAWNFNSGMAAIDGLLSHLLGHEDIVLASRNIYGGSYQLLEDWFGKPSNLNVAVEWVDGYSGDEFATRLDEVADKYADRIAAGKKIYVYLESPCNPHGYVLDVASISKAGHSRGWDVIVDSTVGTPLLHPVLKRDDAMERPDYVIHSYTKELAGSGTTTAGVVIGRNETMFVPKGEEVIFTKPNGDEAKIPWNETLFWNVYYIKGAFLDADKAFEVLNGMKTYEMRVVQKTINTLTLAKIFDAHPDINVSCPALPDSDNYEHCQNNMYLGLPAALFTIDMEGNGDRAPINRDGFKQFFDMLEPAIGMQVSLGQTNTVALCPALTTHSELSDEALNEAGIKPTTMRISIGLEDPRMFIAHIVEAAKLSIDRKHADFSSSFPSSDNIDEIYMQTYMDVHQRFVKSLPKFGQLSQ; this comes from the coding sequence ATGAATACTTCAACTCAACTTAGCCCGCTGCGTAAAACCACCAAACATGAACAAGCAGAAGCCCTTGCCATTGAGCAGGCAAAGCATTTTGGTATCGACCCAAACAGTGATTACGGCGTCACGCTTATCGAACTGGCGACGACACTGTACAAAGCCAATACCAAGACACACGATCTGTGGGCATTGACGGTTGATGGGCTTTCAGAACTCGACAAGAGTGACCGAATCGCTTGGTTTAACGCCAAACGTTTCTTGTCATTCCAGATCGCTAAGATCCTCGATAATCTGCAAAACCCAATGCGTGCTACTTACCAATCTATTGCCACCAATAATGGCAATTTTGCGTCTAAAGGCGCGTATCCTATCTTCGATAATGTTGCCGCTATTTTCTCTGCCAGCCCTGTTATTACGCGCACTGCGACCTATTTGTTTGCGTGTACAGAATGGATTGAAGATGCGTTCAACGGTAAAGAGCCGCTGCACGATATCTATTCTCGACTGCTTAACCCGACATCGATCTCACTGGCAAACCACATGGTTGACCTAGAGGCAGGCTCTAGAGCCAACGAATACCTAGCATGGAACTTCAACTCTGGCATGGCGGCTATTGATGGGCTATTGAGCCATTTACTTGGACATGAAGATATAGTCTTAGCTTCACGCAATATCTACGGTGGTTCTTACCAGCTGTTGGAAGATTGGTTTGGAAAACCTTCTAATCTGAATGTCGCGGTAGAGTGGGTGGATGGTTACTCCGGTGATGAGTTTGCGACGCGCCTTGATGAGGTTGCTGATAAATACGCAGATCGCATCGCTGCGGGTAAGAAAATCTACGTCTACCTAGAGTCACCATGTAACCCGCATGGATACGTGTTGGATGTTGCGAGCATCAGTAAAGCTGGTCACTCTCGTGGTTGGGATGTGATTGTTGACTCGACAGTGGGCACGCCTTTATTACATCCAGTACTCAAACGTGATGATGCGATGGAAAGACCTGATTATGTGATTCACTCTTACACTAAAGAACTGGCGGGTTCTGGCACCACAACTGCTGGAGTTGTGATTGGCCGCAATGAGACTATGTTTGTGCCAAAAGGAGAGGAGGTTATTTTCACCAAGCCCAACGGTGATGAGGCCAAAATCCCATGGAACGAAACCCTATTTTGGAATGTGTACTACATTAAGGGCGCATTCCTAGATGCAGACAAAGCGTTTGAAGTGCTCAATGGTATGAAAACGTATGAGATGCGTGTGGTGCAGAAAACGATTAATACACTGACTCTCGCGAAGATCTTCGATGCCCACCCAGACATCAATGTGTCGTGTCCAGCTTTGCCAGATAGTGATAACTATGAGCACTGCCAGAACAACATGTACTTGGGTTTGCCAGCCGCGCTTTTCACTATCGATATGGAAGGCAACGGCGACCGTGCACCAATCAATCGAGATGGGTTTAAACAGTTCTTCGACATGCTTGAGCCAGCAATCGGCATGCAAGTGAGCTTAGGGCAAACCAACACCGTGGCCTTGTGCCCAGCACTGACCACGCACTCAGAGCTCAGCGATGAAGCGTTAAATGAAGCCGGTATCAAACCGACCACAATGCGTATCTCTATCGGCTTGGAAGATCCTCGAATGTTCATTGCTCATATTGTTGAGGCGGCTAAATTGTCGATTGACCGAAAACACGCAGACTTCTCATCCAGCTTCCCGAGTAGTGACAATATCGATGAAATCTATATGCAAACTTATATGGATGTACACCAGAGGTTTGTGAAAAGCTTGCCGAAGTTTGGGCAGCTGAGTCAGTAA
- a CDS encoding Lrp/AsnC family transcriptional regulator has protein sequence MDEIDKKILAELQSNARLTNQELADRVALSPSPCLRRVRALEKQGIIRGYHASVDQEACGLPVNVFVLVKLEKPTEENMRDFEQHIEAIDEVLECFLMTGNHDYLLHVVSESLKSYEQFIRKQLTRLPNIASIESSFAFGQVKTKTKLPVR, from the coding sequence ATGGATGAGATCGACAAGAAAATACTGGCTGAACTGCAAAGCAACGCCCGCCTGACTAACCAAGAGTTGGCCGATCGCGTGGCACTGTCGCCCTCTCCTTGCTTACGTCGAGTTCGAGCACTGGAGAAACAAGGGATTATTCGCGGCTATCACGCCAGTGTCGACCAAGAAGCATGCGGCTTGCCTGTGAATGTGTTTGTGTTGGTGAAACTTGAAAAGCCAACTGAAGAGAATATGCGAGACTTTGAGCAGCACATTGAAGCGATTGATGAAGTGTTAGAGTGCTTTTTGATGACAGGCAATCACGACTACCTGTTGCATGTAGTCAGTGAATCACTCAAAAGCTACGAGCAATTTATCCGTAAACAACTAACCCGCCTGCCCAATATTGCTTCTATTGAATCGAGCTTCGCCTTTGGTCAGGTAAAAACAAAGACCAAGCTGCCAGTGAGATAA